The following nucleotide sequence is from Micromonospora sp. WMMD1120.
TGCCCGCCGCCTGAGCCACCGGGTGGCCGGCGGGTCGGTGACCACTGCCACAGCGCAGGCCACCGGGGGTCTGATTGGCTGTCGGTGCGGTGTTGTCCCGCGCGTAGCATTTTCGCTGCCACCCCCCGGAGCGCGTCCAAGGAGCGATGAATCGTGCCCGACAACACCGCCTCGACCGCTGCTACCGCCCCCGTCGTCGGCACCGCCCGCGTGAAGCGTGGCATGGCCGAGATGCTCAAGGGCGGCGTGATCATGGATGTGGTCAACGCCGAGCAGGCCAAGATCGCTGAGGACGCCGGCGCGGTGGCCGTTATGGCGCTGGAGCGGGTGCCCGCCGACATCCGCGCCCAGGGCGGCGTGTCCCGGATGAGCGACCCCGACATGATCGACGGGATCATCAGCGCGGTCTCCATCCCGGTGATGGCCAAGGCCCGCATCGGTCACTTCGTGGAAGCCCGGATCCTCCAGTCGCTCGGCGTGGACTACGTCGACGAGTCCGAGGTGCTGACCCCGGCCGACTACGCGAACCACATCGACAAGTGGGCGTTCACGGTGCCCTTCGTGTGCGGCGCGACGAACCTGGGCGAGGCGCTGCGCCGGATCACCGAGGGCGCGGCGATGATCCGTTCCAAGGGCGAGGCCGGCACCGGCGACGTCTCCAACGCCACCACCCACATGCGCCGGATCCGGCAGGAGATCCGCCGGCTGTCCGCGCTGCCGGCCGACGAGCTGTACGTCGCCGCCAAGGAGTTGCAGGCCCCGTACGAGCTGGTCAAGGAGGTCGCCGAGAGCGGCAAGCTGCCGGTGGTGCTGTTCACCGCCGGTGGGATCGCCACCCCGGCCGACGCCGCGATGATGATGCAGCTCGGCGCGGAGGGGGTCTTCGTCGGCTCCGGCATCTTCAAGTCGGGCAACCCCGCCCAGCGGGCCGCCGCGATCGTCAAGGCCACCACCTTCCACGACGACCCGGACGTGCTGGCCAAGGTCTCCCGTGGTCTCGGCGAGGCGATGGTCGGCATCAACGTGGACGAGATCCCGCAGCCGCACCGGCTGGCC
It contains:
- the pdxS gene encoding pyridoxal 5'-phosphate synthase lyase subunit PdxS, translating into MPDNTASTAATAPVVGTARVKRGMAEMLKGGVIMDVVNAEQAKIAEDAGAVAVMALERVPADIRAQGGVSRMSDPDMIDGIISAVSIPVMAKARIGHFVEARILQSLGVDYVDESEVLTPADYANHIDKWAFTVPFVCGATNLGEALRRITEGAAMIRSKGEAGTGDVSNATTHMRRIRQEIRRLSALPADELYVAAKELQAPYELVKEVAESGKLPVVLFTAGGIATPADAAMMMQLGAEGVFVGSGIFKSGNPAQRAAAIVKATTFHDDPDVLAKVSRGLGEAMVGINVDEIPQPHRLAERGW